One window from the genome of Manis pentadactyla isolate mManPen7 chromosome 15, mManPen7.hap1, whole genome shotgun sequence encodes:
- the NANOS2 gene encoding nanos homolog 2, with protein MQLPAFDMWKDYFNLSQVVLSLIQTQGQRSEAQGMGDPSPELQLGQDQELGGLGGSGGPDPLCNFCKHNGESHHVYSSHQLKTPEGVVVCPILRHYVCPLCGATGGQAHTLKYCPLNGGQQSLYRRSGRNSSGRKVKH; from the coding sequence ATGCAGCTGCCAGCCTTCGACATGTGGAAGGACTACTTCAACCTGAGTCAGGTGGTGTTGTCACTGATCCAGACTCAGGGGCAAAGGTCAGAGGCCCAAGGGATGGGGGATCCAAGCCCTGAACTCCAGCTGGGGCAGGATCAGGAGCTGGGAGGGCTGGGTGGCAGTGGAGGCCCAGACCCCTTATGCAACTTCTGCAAGCACAATGGGGAGTCTCACCACGTCTACTCCTCACACCAACTGAAGACACCAGAAGGTGTGGTGGTGTGTCCCATTCTGCGGCACTATGTGTGTCCCCTGTGTGGGGCCACCGGTGGCCAGGCCCACACACTCAAGTACTGCCCGCTCAATGGGGGCCAGCAGTCTCTCTACCGCCGCAGCGGGCGCAACTCGTCTGGCCGCAAGGTCAAGCACTGA